A single region of the Nocardioides aquaticus genome encodes:
- a CDS encoding AAA family ATPase, with protein MREAAPSTLRVDDVVASWHRLLVLRPRCLVPTSLPAMGLIDTLHRLLGNDARLTARELVRMARAEDLALDKTAVNYVLYQNELFRHDGAVPPRWSLASTPMEARVRTPHRVQTVAVRNWKVFEETEVPLAGITLVYGENSTGKSSIFQALLLMKRSWGYGYLRFEAGDPSFGWYEHVVHRHDLERDIRLTAEWGERDSDRYWSVTFVVPAGPPEHVFNPDHDIARILCEAPGIVVGLQRIDPTTSPGMCDWAVARFAPDEPNATSLPVHDPLLLTSSGPEGFPDLAEGNVAVASGSGGLTGPQNETLSMARQVLAGAAEMFDTVEHIGPTRAVPQRDILVSVARENAPYLIRLFDDDDLVTDVNEWLLRFEIPYKIEVDCYGDYDGDDSFEVVLRHRSEGGERVQLRDVGFGVSQILPIIVQLLGSSEKTILIEEPEAHLHPRLQSVLGDLFITSTEDYGNVLVVETHSEPILLRLQRRIAEGRIRHDDVAVAHVVRHGRSSEVEEVRIGANGQLDYEWPGGFFDDRMDDLVAILDPRPEA; from the coding sequence GTGCGCGAGGCGGCCCCGAGCACCCTGCGGGTGGACGATGTTGTCGCCTCCTGGCACCGGTTGCTGGTTCTCCGGCCCCGCTGTCTCGTTCCGACTAGCCTCCCCGCCATGGGCTTGATAGACACGTTGCACAGATTGCTCGGCAACGATGCTCGCCTCACAGCGCGGGAACTCGTGCGCATGGCGCGGGCTGAGGACCTGGCGCTCGACAAGACCGCGGTTAACTACGTCCTGTACCAGAACGAGCTCTTCCGGCACGACGGAGCGGTACCGCCACGGTGGTCACTCGCGTCCACCCCGATGGAGGCGCGGGTGCGGACCCCTCACCGCGTTCAGACAGTTGCAGTCAGGAACTGGAAGGTTTTCGAGGAGACTGAGGTCCCGCTTGCCGGGATCACCCTCGTCTACGGCGAGAACTCGACAGGCAAGTCCTCGATCTTTCAAGCCCTCCTCTTGATGAAGCGGTCGTGGGGATACGGATACCTTCGTTTTGAGGCAGGGGACCCGTCCTTCGGGTGGTACGAGCATGTCGTCCACCGTCACGATCTCGAGCGCGACATCCGACTGACCGCGGAGTGGGGTGAGCGGGACTCCGATCGGTACTGGTCTGTCACGTTCGTTGTCCCTGCCGGACCACCGGAACACGTCTTCAACCCGGACCACGACATCGCGAGAATCTTGTGCGAAGCTCCCGGCATTGTCGTCGGGTTGCAGCGTATCGATCCAACTACGTCTCCTGGTATGTGCGATTGGGCGGTCGCGCGTTTTGCGCCGGACGAGCCCAACGCCACCTCCCTCCCAGTTCACGACCCCTTGCTGCTCACCTCGTCGGGGCCCGAGGGTTTTCCCGACCTGGCGGAGGGGAATGTCGCCGTCGCGTCTGGCAGCGGCGGGCTGACAGGACCGCAGAACGAGACCCTGTCCATGGCGCGACAGGTGCTCGCAGGGGCCGCGGAAATGTTCGACACGGTCGAGCACATCGGTCCGACGCGGGCTGTGCCGCAACGCGACATCTTGGTCTCGGTGGCGCGGGAGAACGCGCCGTACTTGATCCGATTGTTCGATGACGACGACCTCGTGACTGACGTCAACGAGTGGCTGCTGCGGTTCGAGATCCCCTACAAGATCGAGGTCGATTGCTACGGCGACTATGACGGCGACGACAGCTTCGAGGTCGTCCTTCGGCATCGGAGCGAGGGCGGCGAACGAGTCCAGCTCCGCGATGTCGGGTTCGGGGTCAGCCAGATCTTGCCGATCATCGTGCAGCTGCTGGGAAGCAGTGAGAAGACCATCCTGATCGAAGAACCAGAGGCCCACCTACATCCGCGCCTGCAGTCGGTTCTGGGCGACCTGTTCATCACCAGTACGGAGGATTATGGCAACGTCCTTGTCGTCGAGACCCACAGCGAGCCAATCTTGCTGCGCCTGCAACGACGTATCGCCGAGGGCCGGATTCGCCACGACGATGTCGCGGTAGCCCATGTCGTGCGTCACGGCCGAAGTTCCGAGGTCGAGGAGGTCAGGATCGGCGCGAACGGACAGCTTGACTACGAGTGGCCCGGCGGCTTCTTCGACGACCGTATGGACGACCTGGTCGCCATCCTCGACCCGCGCCCCGAGGCTTGA
- a CDS encoding AAA family ATPase, with product MDLSEVLAGDYVPLMPSVGATDDGNRLLYAGKTHSLASEPEAGKTWLALHWASQQLREDQVVVYIDYEDSADTVAGRLRALGVDKNLIQQKFLYIRPETAIRKPDRDRLVARLIDTRATLVILDGVTEALTTEGKNLVDNTDVAEFFNSLPTPLAHAGPAVLLLDHVVKSAQDQGRYGIGAQHKLAAVSGAAFKMDSVTPPSVGGVGRSRLRVTKDRPGQVRPHILDEGTGLLAEMILTSASASEVAISLTTTPGVVARTTRDHQMEARVLVALRRPEQRLATKSAVKAAVTGNAQQVGHALNRLLETGQVEVLSGFYTAVAPEA from the coding sequence GTGGACCTGTCCGAGGTGCTTGCCGGGGACTACGTCCCCCTCATGCCATCCGTCGGCGCGACCGACGACGGCAACAGGCTGCTCTATGCCGGGAAGACCCACTCACTGGCGAGTGAGCCGGAGGCAGGGAAGACCTGGCTGGCGTTGCACTGGGCCTCCCAGCAGTTGCGAGAGGACCAGGTGGTCGTCTACATCGACTACGAGGACAGTGCTGACACCGTTGCGGGTCGTCTCCGGGCGCTCGGCGTAGACAAGAACCTGATCCAGCAGAAGTTCTTGTACATCCGCCCTGAGACCGCAATCCGGAAGCCAGACCGTGACCGCCTGGTGGCCCGGCTCATCGATACGCGTGCGACGCTCGTCATCCTCGACGGAGTGACCGAGGCGCTCACCACCGAGGGGAAGAACCTGGTCGACAACACTGATGTGGCCGAGTTCTTCAACTCGCTGCCCACGCCGTTGGCGCACGCTGGTCCGGCCGTCCTGCTGCTCGACCATGTCGTCAAGAGTGCCCAGGATCAGGGACGGTACGGCATCGGTGCGCAGCACAAGCTGGCCGCGGTCTCGGGGGCAGCCTTCAAGATGGACAGCGTCACGCCCCCCTCAGTCGGAGGGGTCGGCCGATCGAGGTTGCGCGTGACGAAGGACCGACCTGGTCAGGTGAGACCCCACATCCTCGACGAGGGCACGGGTCTGCTCGCGGAGATGATCCTGACAAGCGCGTCGGCCTCGGAGGTCGCAATCTCCCTAACCACGACCCCTGGGGTAGTCGCTCGCACGACTAGGGACCACCAGATGGAGGCCAGGGTGTTGGTTGCCCTCAGGCGGCCGGAACAGCGCCTGGCTACGAAAAGCGCCGTGAAGGCCGCGGTAACCGGGAACGCGCAGCAGGTAGGCCACGCGCTGAACCGGTTGCTCGAAACCGGGCAGGTCGAGGTCCTGAGCGGCTTCTACACGGCGGTTGCACCCGAGGCCTGA
- a CDS encoding helix-turn-helix domain-containing protein, which yields MEGDLQRLVGVNLRRHRERLSISQEAFAEVVGVHRTYLGALERGERNLSLRSLERLAQVLGCDPVALLLAEGPEH from the coding sequence ATGGAAGGAGATCTGCAGCGACTTGTCGGGGTAAACCTCCGACGGCATCGCGAGCGTCTCTCCATCTCCCAGGAAGCCTTCGCCGAGGTCGTCGGGGTCCACCGCACCTACCTGGGCGCACTCGAGCGCGGTGAGCGGAACCTGTCGCTGCGCAGCCTCGAGCGGCTGGCTCAGGTGCTCGGGTGTGACCCCGTCGCGCTGTTGCTGGCGGAGGGTCCTGAGCACTGA
- a CDS encoding DUF6308 family protein yields MDLRGNYADGRSFDLPKGWAPVEAPLLDLARTQALTALGATGSAEMAAATARVGAYYDPAGDYAGVLFQGVEPNDPVTIGASDLWAVSTLSMKVPATMGRRLIGSGSHATHVVRQLQRLPVDLPITDLEAGVLDSMAELQHTLRSVMSTETTASNQWVFAAKMCARKRPLLFPVRDSVVCGYLSGWRPMGGGEGQLGQFSRDIQVFAFLMTCPQVTSAISHLRSTLADSTPNTLDASDLRLLDVALWMAGKAEPK; encoded by the coding sequence ATGGACTTGCGGGGCAACTATGCCGATGGCCGATCCTTCGACCTACCCAAGGGGTGGGCACCGGTGGAGGCTCCGCTGCTCGACCTGGCCCGGACCCAGGCCCTGACCGCCCTCGGCGCAACCGGTAGCGCTGAGATGGCTGCTGCGACGGCACGCGTCGGTGCCTACTACGACCCCGCCGGGGACTACGCCGGAGTTCTCTTTCAGGGCGTCGAGCCCAACGACCCGGTCACGATCGGCGCATCGGACCTCTGGGCGGTGTCTACGCTCAGCATGAAGGTGCCCGCGACCATGGGGCGGCGTCTGATCGGGTCCGGGTCGCACGCGACCCACGTCGTGCGGCAGTTGCAGCGGCTCCCCGTCGACTTGCCGATCACCGACCTTGAAGCCGGAGTGCTGGACTCCATGGCCGAGCTGCAGCACACCCTCCGCTCGGTGATGTCGACCGAGACGACGGCCTCGAACCAGTGGGTGTTCGCTGCAAAGATGTGCGCACGCAAACGGCCGCTGCTGTTCCCGGTCCGCGACTCCGTGGTCTGTGGCTACCTCAGCGGCTGGCGGCCGATGGGCGGTGGCGAAGGCCAACTCGGACAGTTCTCGCGCGACATCCAGGTGTTCGCCTTCCTGATGACCTGCCCCCAAGTCACCTCGGCCATCTCCCACCTGCGATCAACCCTGGCCGACAGCACCCCGAACACGCTGGATGCGTCTGACTTGAGGCTGCTCGACGTAGCGCTGTGGATGGCAGGAAAGGCAGAGCCCAAGTGA